A window from Cryptomeria japonica chromosome 1, Sugi_1.0, whole genome shotgun sequence encodes these proteins:
- the LOC131065664 gene encoding E3 ubiquitin-protein ligase makorin isoform X5, whose protein sequence is MHCLLSIKCFFILKRRANMPNRSLCKYFMHGACLKGEHCEFSHDWKDQSNNVCTFYQRGVCSYGSRCRYDHVKVSRPQSILSLSPSSRIGYEAELNRTTIHSGLTLTQNIPVGWNTGDLSALSKPYFPPVGNVWTPGLQDESSTSAIEFATKTLDGDDQPICSFAAAGKCPRGDNCPHVHGDLCATCGKHCLHPYRTVEREEHIKQCQRNQKRLEALRHSQEIECSVCLDRVLTKSTPAERKFGILSECDHPFCISCIRSWRGNTPVPGMDVNSVLRACPICRKLSHFVTPSVIWYSSQEEKQEIINNYKNKLRMHTKMED, encoded by the exons GAGTTTATGCAAGTATTTTATGCACGGTGCATGCCTCAAAGGTGAGCACTGTGAATTCTCACATGATTGGAAGGATCAGTCAAACAAT GTGTGCACCTTCTACCAGCGAGGAGTGTGCTCTTATGGAAGTCGATGCAGATATGATCATGTTAAGGTTTCACGTCCTCAAAGCATTCTTTCTTTGTCACCAAGTTCTCGTATAGGATATGAAGCAGAGCTTAATCGAACTACTATACATAGTGGTTTGACATTGACTCAGAATATTCCAGTTGGCTGGAACACTGGAGATCTTTCAGCTCTGAGTAAGCCTTATTTTCCTCCTGTGGGAAATGTCTGGACACCTGGTTTACAGGACGAGTCTTCAACTTCAGCAATTGAATTTGCAACAAAAACTTTAGATGGTGATGACCAGCCAATATGTTCATTTGCTGCTGCTGGGAAATGCCCTCGTGGTGACAACTGCCCTCATGTTCATGGAGATCTATGTGCTACCTGTGGTAAGCACTGCTTACATCCATACAGAACAGTAGAAAGAGAGGAACATATCAAACAATGCCAGCGTAATCAGAAGCGTTTAGAAGCATTACGGCACAGTCAAGAGATTGAATGTAGTGTATGCTTGGATCGGGTGCTAACAAAATCAACACCTGCTGAGCGTAAATTTGGCATTCTGTCAGAGTGTGACCATCCCTTCTGTATATCCTGCATACGCAGCTGGCGAGGGAATACTCCAGTCCCTGGAATGGATGTGAACTCTGTACTACGAGCTTGTCCTATTTGTCGAAAGCTCTCTCATTTTGTCACTCCAAGTGTGATTTGGTACTCAAGCCAAGAGGAGAAACAAGAGATCATTAATAACTACAAAAATAAGCTCCG